In the Magnetospira sp. QH-2 genome, one interval contains:
- a CDS encoding DUF4912 domain-containing protein has translation MSGDQASGGQPRATGQKKPFTAAELRRISDRINDHFPPPDRESRLTLLDVDPRRIHAYWTITPDDLPIVSADSPASGAMVLRLYDVSAADQRQGPPSAPFDMEVQGLKGSFYVDLWQEGRSYVAELGLRNKDDSFRRLARSNLVDLPSTERAPELPEERIAIEFPTTGPIFEESPPPSFADADDLFEDLYQDDTWDSSSLELPEEEQAFPEILDGFNSDTPDSTPLPIPSSSVSSTPPMTDDESDDSFPEIDDETLVTESIHTMVEESRILAAMGGDPWGEVPVPAESRHQPASADAPPAPESAPSPVQSSSDTVPIHSSYVLAGSEDCLEIHAELHIFGRTKPGHNLTLQGEPVPVRPDGSFSLRRPLPAGAVVLPLVVTDENGNDT, from the coding sequence ATGAGCGGAGACCAGGCATCCGGCGGCCAGCCCCGCGCCACAGGACAGAAAAAGCCTTTCACGGCGGCGGAACTGCGCAGAATCAGCGACCGGATCAACGATCATTTCCCTCCCCCAGACAGAGAAAGCCGCCTGACTCTGCTTGATGTGGACCCGCGGCGTATCCATGCCTATTGGACCATCACCCCCGACGACCTGCCGATTGTTTCAGCGGACTCCCCGGCGTCCGGTGCCATGGTCCTGCGGCTCTATGACGTTTCCGCCGCCGATCAACGCCAAGGCCCACCCTCGGCCCCCTTCGACATGGAAGTCCAAGGTCTTAAGGGCAGTTTCTATGTGGATCTCTGGCAGGAAGGCCGCAGCTATGTGGCCGAGTTGGGTCTGAGAAATAAGGATGATTCATTTCGGCGCCTGGCCCGCTCCAACCTGGTGGACCTGCCAAGTACTGAACGGGCGCCGGAATTACCCGAAGAGCGCATCGCCATCGAATTTCCGACCACTGGCCCGATATTCGAGGAGTCACCGCCCCCCTCTTTTGCGGATGCGGATGACCTGTTCGAGGACCTGTATCAGGACGACACCTGGGACTCTTCGTCGCTCGAATTGCCCGAAGAAGAACAGGCTTTTCCAGAAATTCTCGATGGATTCAATTCAGACACCCCGGACTCCACTCCCTTGCCGATCCCATCCAGTTCAGTATCGTCCACACCGCCGATGACCGACGACGAGAGCGATGACAGCTTTCCGGAAATCGACGACGAGACCCTGGTCACCGAATCCATTCATACCATGGTCGAGGAATCCCGCATCCTGGCAGCCATGGGCGGCGATCCTTGGGGCGAGGTCCCGGTGCCGGCAGAGAGCCGCCATCAGCCCGCCTCCGCCGACGCGCCGCCTGCTCCCGAAAGCGCTCCGTCACCGGTTCAGTCCTCCTCTGACACGGTCCCGATTCATTCCAGCTATGTGCTGGCCGGATCGGAGGACTGCCTGGAAATCCACGCCGAACTGCATATCTTCGGCCGGACCAAGCCCGGCCACAATCTGACCCTGCAAGGAGAGCCGGTACCGGTTCGCCCCGATGGCAGCTTCAGCCTCCGCCGTCCGCTGCCCGCCGGAGCCGTGGTGCTGCCGCTGGTTGTCACCGATGAGAACGGCAACGACACATGA
- a CDS encoding glycoside hydrolase family 57 protein: MTAATPSYGSLCLVLHAHLPYVRHPEHESFFEEMWLFEAVTECYLPLIQMLERLEADRLPVRLTLSLSPTLITMLRDPVLQGRYRAHLDKMCLLAEREMERTAADPRYHPLAMLYRDRLLQARETYETRYAHDLLAAFGGFQERGSLEIITSAATHGYLPLLRTEVQSVRAQLQVGQQVYQSTFGHPSPGVWLPECAYYEGLEKQVEDAGFGYFFLDSHGIERGRPHPVRGVAAPVACPNGIAAFGRDPESSRQVWSRDEGYPGDIWYRDFYRDIGFDLDFDEIRPFLLDSKTRIHTGFKYHRITGPGDQKEPYDPNIAQERVATHAEHFVTERRNQVVRLGPSDGPKPIMVAPYDAELFGHWWFEGPQWLESVLRLAAQGDGPVTLATPGDYLADNSQLQKAMPSASSWGDKGHNEFWLNPGNDWIYPHLHGAAQAMRDLVHRHGGADVGSPEYRALQQAARSLLLAQASDWAFIMKAGTSVDYALNRTRDHLARFQYLEKALDDGDIDERRLQALEFMDNIFPDIDPGLFA, translated from the coding sequence ATGACTGCTGCTACACCCTCATATGGCTCCCTGTGCCTGGTGCTGCATGCGCATCTGCCCTATGTGCGGCACCCCGAGCACGAATCCTTTTTCGAGGAAATGTGGCTGTTTGAAGCGGTCACCGAATGTTACCTGCCACTGATTCAGATGCTCGAACGGTTGGAGGCAGACCGGTTGCCGGTGCGGCTGACCCTGTCCTTGTCACCGACCCTGATCACCATGCTGCGGGATCCGGTGCTGCAAGGCCGCTATCGCGCCCATCTGGACAAGATGTGTCTTTTGGCCGAGCGGGAAATGGAACGTACCGCCGCCGATCCCCGGTATCACCCCCTGGCCATGCTCTATCGGGACCGGCTTTTACAGGCGCGGGAAACTTACGAAACCCGCTACGCCCATGACTTGCTGGCCGCCTTCGGCGGGTTTCAAGAACGCGGATCGCTGGAGATCATCACCTCCGCCGCCACCCATGGCTATTTGCCGCTCTTACGCACCGAAGTCCAGTCGGTCCGAGCCCAGTTACAGGTTGGACAGCAGGTTTACCAATCCACCTTCGGCCATCCTTCGCCCGGGGTCTGGCTGCCGGAATGTGCCTATTACGAGGGTCTGGAGAAACAGGTCGAAGACGCCGGATTCGGATACTTTTTCCTAGATAGCCATGGCATTGAGCGCGGTCGGCCCCACCCGGTTCGCGGCGTTGCGGCCCCCGTTGCCTGCCCCAACGGCATCGCCGCTTTCGGGCGCGATCCGGAGTCCTCCCGTCAAGTCTGGAGCCGCGACGAGGGATACCCCGGCGACATATGGTACCGCGACTTTTACCGCGATATCGGGTTCGACTTGGATTTCGACGAGATTCGCCCGTTCCTTTTGGACAGCAAGACCCGCATCCATACCGGGTTCAAATACCACCGCATCACCGGCCCAGGGGACCAAAAGGAACCCTATGATCCGAACATCGCCCAGGAGCGGGTCGCCACTCACGCCGAACACTTCGTTACCGAGCGGCGAAATCAGGTGGTGCGTCTGGGTCCTTCCGATGGCCCCAAGCCGATCATGGTCGCGCCCTATGACGCGGAATTATTTGGCCATTGGTGGTTCGAAGGCCCACAGTGGCTTGAATCGGTCCTGCGCCTCGCCGCCCAAGGAGATGGGCCGGTCACGCTGGCGACCCCCGGCGACTACCTGGCCGACAATTCGCAACTGCAAAAAGCCATGCCCTCGGCTTCCAGCTGGGGTGACAAGGGCCACAACGAATTCTGGCTAAACCCGGGCAACGATTGGATCTATCCGCACCTGCATGGCGCCGCCCAGGCCATGCGCGACCTGGTGCATCGTCATGGCGGAGCAGACGTGGGCAGCCCTGAGTATCGCGCCCTGCAACAAGCCGCCCGATCGTTGCTGCTCGCCCAGGCCTCCGATTGGGCTTTCATCATGAAGGCCGGAACTTCGGTAGACTATGCGCTCAACCGAACCCGCGACCACCTGGCTCGTTTTCAATACCTGGAAAAAGCCCTGGACGACGGCGACATCGATGAACGGCGCCTGCAAGCGCTGGAGTTCATGGACAACATCTTCCCGGACATCGATCCGGGTCTCTTTGCCTGA